The sequence CCTCCGGAGCGACGGTCATGACCGCCGGTGAGTCCGGTTCGGGCCCCGAGGTCATAGACGTCATGCTCGCCGCCGACGGTTCGCTCGGTGACCTGCTTACGGTCAACGGCGGCGGTTCGGCCTATTCCTATAAGCTGGGCGAGGCTGTCGGACCCGAATATTTCGTCGAGTTCCAGGGCCGCGAAGTCTTCAAGCACGCCGTGCGCAACATGACCGAAATCTCCGAGGCCATCCTCGAGCGCAACGGGCTGAAGAAGGACGACGTGGACGTGCTGTTGCCGCACCAGGCCAACTACCGCATCATCGACGCCGTGGGACGCCGTTTCGACATCCCCGAGGAGCGCGTCTTCTCCAATATCCACAAGTACGGCAACACCTCCGCCGCCGCGATTCCCGTGGCCCTGACCGAGGCTGTGCATACCGGCTTCATCAAACCCGGCGACCTGGTTCTCATCCCCGCCTTTGGCGGTGGGTTCACCTGGGGCGCGGCCCTGGTTCGGTTCTAGTTTTTAAAACGGCTGTTTGTTTGCTTTTTGCAGGCAAATGGGGAATAAACTTTTTGGTTACGATCCCGGGACCGATTTGCAGTCCCTGACCAATTGGTATATTGGGTCCTGACCACAAGCGAACGACAAGAGGGTATCTGATGAGCGATCTTCCCAAAGTCGCCCTGGTAACGGGCGGTTCCCGAGGCATCGGCCGGACCGTGGCCGAGACGCTGGCCGCCGACGGTTTCGAGGTCTACCTGACCTATGTCAGCCGTCCCGAGGCCGCCGAAGAAGTGGTGACGTCCATCGAAAAGGCGGGCGGCAAAGCCCGCGCCTTCCAGCTCGACTCCGCCGACCGCGATGCCATCGCCGCCTTCTTCAAGGAAGAGATCAAGGGCAAGGTGAACCTCGAGGTTCTGGTCAACAATGCAGGCATCACCCGTGACGGGCTGATGATGCGCATGAAGGACGAGGACTGGGACAAGGTCCTGCACATCAATCTTACCGGCTGCTTCGTCTTCCTCAAGGAAGCGTCCAAGATCATGGGCAAGCAGCGCTCGGGCCGGATCATCAACATCACCTCCGTGGTCGGCCAGATGGGCAACGCGGGCCAGGCCAACTACTGTGCGGCCAAGGCCGGCCTTATCGGCCTGACCAAGTCCGCCGCCCGCGAACTGGCCGGTCGCAGCATCACGGTCAACGCCGTGGCTCCCGGTTTCATCGAGACCGACATGACCGCAGAACTGCCGGAAAAGGTGGTCGAGGCCATGCTCGAACAAATTCCATTAAAAACCCTCGGGCAGTCCGGGGATATCGCAGCCGCCGTCTCCTTCCTGGCTGGCCCCGGAGCCGGGTACATCACCGGCCAGGTGCTGGGCGTGAATGGCGGCATGTACATGTAATCAAGCAAAAAACTCATTTGTGTAGTGGAGGAAATTATGTCCGACGTAGCAGCGAAAGTGAAAGAGATCATCGTGGATCAGCTGGGTGTGTCCGAAGACGAAGTCGTCCCGACCGCCGCTTTTGTCGAAGACCTGGGCGCTGATTCCCTGGACCTGACCGAGCTGATCATGGCCATGGAAGAGGAATTCGACCTGGAAATCGATGACGAAGAAGCTCAGAAAATCCTCAAGGTCGGCGACGCCATCTCGCACATCGAGAAGGCCATCTAAGCTTGACCGATTAAAGTACATATATTGTGAGCGTCTTACGCACTTTTGTGCCGTAGGACGCTCCTTTTCGTTACTCCAACCCAGACACATCAACGGGCAGGTATTATGAACAGGGTAGTTGTTACCAGTGTTGCCGCCGTCACGCCCCTTGGCAACGACGTCGAGACCAGCTGGCAGAACCTCCTGGCCGGAAAATCCGGCATCGGCCAGATCACAAAGTTCGACACCACGGACTATGCCACGACCATCGCCGGCGAGGTCAAGGATTTCGATCCGACCGACTTCATCGGCAAGAAGGAAGTGCGCCGTATGGAGACGTTCACCCAGTACGCGGTGGCCGCTTCCAGCCAGCTCTTCAAGACCGCCGATTGGACCATCCCCGAAGACGAGCGCTCCCGCGTCGGCACCATTATCGGCGTCGGGCTGGGCGGAATCCAGACGATCGAGGATATGCACGAAAAGCTCCTCCATCGTGGCCCCAAAAAGATCTCGCCGTTCTTTATTCCCATTCTTATCGCAAACATGGCCGCTGGCCAGGTCTCCATCGAGACCGGCGCCATGGGCCCCAACATATGCACCACCACGGCATGCGCCTCGGGTACGCACGGCATCGGCACGGCTTACACCGATATCGCCATGGGCCGTGTTGACGCCATGATCTGCGGCGGGTCCGAATCGACCATTTCGCCGCTGGCCGTGGCCGGATTCAACGCCATGAAGGCCTTGTCCGTGCGCAATGACGAGCCCGAACTGGCCTCCCGGCCGTTCGACAAGGACCGTTCCGGCTTCATCATGGGCGAGGGCTGCGGCCTGCTGCTCCTGGAAAGCCTGGAGCACGCTCAGGCTCGCGGTGCGAACATCCTGGCCGAAATTGTCGGCTACGGTGCGTCTGGCGATGCCTTCCACATGACCGCTCCGCCCGAGGACGGCGCCGGTATGGCCTATGCCATGGCCGCCGCCATCCGCGAGGCCAAGGTAGATCCGTCCGCCATCGACCACATCAACGCCCACGGCACCTCGACCTATCTGAACGATCTCTGCGAGACCCGGGCCATCAAGAAGGTCTTTGGCGACCACGCCTACAACATCAAAATCTGCGCCAACAAGTCCCAGATGGGCCACTTGCTCGGCGCGGCTGGTGGCGTCGAAGCGGTCTTCGCCGTCAAGACCCTGGCCGAGGGCATCATCCCCGGCACCATGAACCGCGAAACACCCGACCCTGAATGCGACCTCGACGTCTGCGCCGACGGACCGCAGGAAATACAGGCCGAATACGCCCTGTCCAACTCCTTCGGATTCGGCGGAACCAACGCCTGCGTCCTGTTCAAACGCTTCACCGGGTAGCTGACGAATAGAAATAAAAAGGGCCGCTTTAGCGGCCCTTTTTTTTATGCCTCTGGCAGCCGGGTGAAGGGGGAGAGGGAACCCTTTGAAAAGGGCTTCCCTCTCCCCCTTCCCCTGGACCCCCATCCCCCTTTCCCTCCTAAACTTTTTGTGCGCTTCGCGGATGGAGGGGGAAAAGGAAAATGGATTAATAGGGCAAACCTTCTTGCCTTATCGTCCACATGCCGGATACAAGGGGCGGGCGTAAGGGGGTCTGCCGCACCCCGCGGAGCGGCGATAAAAAGTTTGGGAGATTCTTAAGAACCTTTTTCAAAAGGTTCTTAAGCGGGTCCAGGGCAGCGCCCTGGCCGCCGGAGGCATTCTTCCTCCTCCCCATGGCACAACCGGGACAGCTTGAACGAGTGTTCCGTATTGATATAAGGACGGATCTCCAGTGCACGGAGAACGGCGGGAGCGCCTGCCGGGAGCGGTGAAAAAGCCGTAACCGTTGATTGTGGCGCGAAGATCGCCAGGCTCTCCGCTTGGACTGGGAAGCCATTCGCATCCACATTTTACTTCACGAGGATATCACCATGGAAGAGCTGTTTATCCAGGACCCGGCGGTTGCCTCCGCCATTGCCGATGAGATCGAACGTCAGGTCTCCAAGCTGGAGCTGATCGCCAGCGAAAACTTTGTTTCCACTGCCGTGCGCCAGGCCCAGGGCTCGGTCATGACCCACAAGTACGCCGAAGGCTATCCGGGCAAGCGTTGGTACGGCGGCTGTGAGTTCGTGGACGAGGTCGAGGACATGGCCCGCGAGCGCGCCAAGGAACTGTTCGGCGCGACTTACGCCAACGTTCAGCCGCACTCCGGCTCCCAGGCCAAC is a genomic window of uncultured Pseudodesulfovibrio sp. containing:
- a CDS encoding beta-ketoacyl-ACP synthase III; this encodes MTHFILRGFGLYAPEKVLTNADLEKIVDTSDEWITTRTGIKQRHLAAEDQAASDLAYEASKEALEEAGIAPSELTHIICATFTPDSMIPSCACRLQERFGITGQMCMDVQAACSGFLYALQTARGQICLEPDSKVLVVSSEIISRRMNWEDRSTCVLFGDASGATVMTAGESGSGPEVIDVMLAADGSLGDLLTVNGGGSAYSYKLGEAVGPEYFVEFQGREVFKHAVRNMTEISEAILERNGLKKDDVDVLLPHQANYRIIDAVGRRFDIPEERVFSNIHKYGNTSAAAIPVALTEAVHTGFIKPGDLVLIPAFGGGFTWGAALVRF
- the fabG gene encoding 3-oxoacyl-[acyl-carrier-protein] reductase, translating into MSDLPKVALVTGGSRGIGRTVAETLAADGFEVYLTYVSRPEAAEEVVTSIEKAGGKARAFQLDSADRDAIAAFFKEEIKGKVNLEVLVNNAGITRDGLMMRMKDEDWDKVLHINLTGCFVFLKEASKIMGKQRSGRIINITSVVGQMGNAGQANYCAAKAGLIGLTKSAARELAGRSITVNAVAPGFIETDMTAELPEKVVEAMLEQIPLKTLGQSGDIAAAVSFLAGPGAGYITGQVLGVNGGMYM
- a CDS encoding acyl carrier protein, whose translation is MSDVAAKVKEIIVDQLGVSEDEVVPTAAFVEDLGADSLDLTELIMAMEEEFDLEIDDEEAQKILKVGDAISHIEKAI
- the fabF gene encoding beta-ketoacyl-ACP synthase II, with amino-acid sequence MNRVVVTSVAAVTPLGNDVETSWQNLLAGKSGIGQITKFDTTDYATTIAGEVKDFDPTDFIGKKEVRRMETFTQYAVAASSQLFKTADWTIPEDERSRVGTIIGVGLGGIQTIEDMHEKLLHRGPKKISPFFIPILIANMAAGQVSIETGAMGPNICTTTACASGTHGIGTAYTDIAMGRVDAMICGGSESTISPLAVAGFNAMKALSVRNDEPELASRPFDKDRSGFIMGEGCGLLLLESLEHAQARGANILAEIVGYGASGDAFHMTAPPEDGAGMAYAMAAAIREAKVDPSAIDHINAHGTSTYLNDLCETRAIKKVFGDHAYNIKICANKSQMGHLLGAAGGVEAVFAVKTLAEGIIPGTMNRETPDPECDLDVCADGPQEIQAEYALSNSFGFGGTNACVLFKRFTG